One stretch of Maylandia zebra isolate NMK-2024a linkage group LG13, Mzebra_GT3a, whole genome shotgun sequence DNA includes these proteins:
- the LOC111500868 gene encoding polymeric immunoglobulin receptor-like, which translates to MAAHLIVLLLFSVLKGVHSITTVSKVSVEAGKSISIPCLYESQYIDHVKYLCEGHIWSSCSYAVKTNKPDPSGKYSISDDKKEQIFTVTIKNLTNQNTDYWCVVEINNGPDCGQYFQLSVTSDTPSLYVDHQKITGYIGENITIRCHPSNSGEMKWCRLGRNCVTGSSGSIDGTTVTTHMRDPDVSTVTMTGLRSEDSGWYWCSEGDIQIPVYLNVTEKPIKSEYCKLSKILHVNEFNTFINICTLGL; encoded by the exons ATGGCTGCTCATCTCAtcgttcttcttcttttcagtgTGCTCAAAG GAGTTCACAGCATAACTACAGTCAGTAAAGTATCAGTGGAAGCTGGAAAATCTATCTCCATCCCATGTCTCTATGAGTCACAATATATAGACCATGTGAAGTACTTGTGTGAAGGACATATATGGAGCTCCTGCAGctatgcagtaaaaacaaacaaaccagacCCTTCAGGAAAATATTCAATCTCTGAtgacaaaaaagaacaaattttTACTGTGACTATAAAAAATCTGACAAATCAAAAtactgattactggtgtgtggtGGAGATTAATAATGGACCGGACTGCGGACAGTATTTTCAACTATCAGTTACCAGTG ATACCCCCAGTCTCTACGTGGATCATCAGAAGATTACAGGATATATTGGAGAAAACATAACTATTAGATGTCACCCGAGTAACTCTGGAGAAATGAAGTGGTGCAGGCTGGGCAGGAACTGTGTGACAGGATCATCTGGATCCATAGATGGAACAACAGTGACCACTCATATGAGAGACCCAGATGTTTCCACAGTGACCATGACTGGACTAAGGTCAGAGGACAGTGGCTGGTATTGGTGTTCTGAAGGGGACATTCAGATACCAGTATATTTAAATGTTACTGAGAAACCGATTAAGAGTGAGTATTGCAAGTTATCAAAGATTTTACATGTAAATGAATTCAATACTTTTATAAATATTTGTACTTTAGGTTTGTAA
- the LOC111500869 gene encoding polymeric immunoglobulin receptor-like: MAAHLIMFLLFIVLKGDHSLTTVSQVSVKAGESISIPCLYDSQYENYLKYLCKGYYYRECTYAVKTNQPGQSGKYSISDDKKQRIFTVTIKKLNADQDSHYWCAVEIPGIWKDVKVYFHLSVTRGPPSFYVDHQDITGFNGGNITIKFYSTQTGKIKWCKLGSECVTQPTGSIDGTRVSINESAHNVFTVTMSRVTTKSSGWYLCYKGDLQVPVHLTVNETFTPNKTSTKDQDEQSSGSLTVLIISLTLLIFFVTVSLVIWFLLKGSKWTKRESSGTALSFTAKCDVDVTYSSVFTMTQQTTQRTERGAEDVTYSTLADYQAQGI; the protein is encoded by the exons ATGGCTGCTCATCTCATCATGTTTCTCCTCTTCATTGTACTTAAAG GAGATCACAGCTTAACTACAGTCAGTCAAGTATCAGTGAAAGCTGGAGAATCTATCTCCATCCCATGTCTTTATGACTCCCAGTACGAAAATTATCTTAAATATCTGTGTAAAGGATACTATTATCGAGAATGCACatatgcagtaaaaacaaaccAGCCAGGCCAGTCAGGAAAATATTCAATCTCTgatgacaaaaaacaaagaatcttCACTGTGACTATTAAAAAATTAAACGCAGATCAGGACAGTCATTACTGGTGTGCTGTGGAGATTCCTGGGATATGGAAAGATGTGAAAGTCTATTTTCATCTGTCTGTCACCAGGG GTCCACCCAGTTTCTATGTGGATCATCAGGATATTACAGGTTTTAATGGAGGAAACATCACCATCAAGTTTTACAGTACACAAACTGGGAAAATAAAGTGGTGCAAGTTGGGCAGCGAGTGTGTAACACAGCCAACTGGATCAATAGATGGAACAAGAGTGAGCATTAATGAAAGTGCCCACAATGTTTTCACTGTCACCATGAGTCGAGTGACCACAAAGAGCAGCGGATGGTACTTATGTTATAAAGGAGACCTCCAGGTGCCAGTGCATTTAACTGTGAATGAAACTTTCACACCCA ATAAAACAAGTACTAAAGATCAGGATGAGCAATCAAG TGGTTCCCTAACAGTTCTCATCATCTCTTTGACTTTGTTGATCTTCTTTGTAACAGTGAGCTTGGTCATTTGGTTTTTGCTCAAAGGATCCA AATGGACCAAAAGAGAATCATCAGGGACGGCACTG agTTTCACTGCTAAATGCGATGTGGATGTGACATACAGCTCTGTGTTTACTATGACTCAACAAACCACACAAAGG ACTGAAAGAGGCGCAGAAGATGTTACATACAGCACTTTGGCTGACTACCAAGCTCAAGGCATCTAA
- the LOC101472336 gene encoding histone-lysine N-methyltransferase SETDB1-B isoform X1, producing the protein MAMIMTVDQLETKTLLLQESLKTEENLLDYECEESLKTEENLLDYECEDEKHMFESPNDSVCCVNETARKRKLCQNGLDCPRPFKKPVVVLTRLPEYKVRSLRPPTPQQFYSEDESLSSSDSDMQWEPEVDSSDSDFSPSNNTRKPARMNKCSESDRTPPPASPPSTSTNAADVAPVIISSVFGHSSKEIITVRPEAQKDELKLNMVVLARRRPMRWQRGKIVEIVTREDGRLKYKVSFEEKGKSLVSGHHVAFDTTAKVEQLYVGARVVIQCQDNKYRFQPGVVGELPSRKNRLRFLIFLDDHTPVYVGLPLIHLVWKPLENVADDIPEGPHKDFIEHYLNKWPYPQLTQYRLGQTLNAELNGVLQKCEVQIIDCSLMQVIFQESEHKEWIYRGSSRLEHMAKFLEMKHREQLECDSD; encoded by the exons ATGGCTATGATTATGACTGTGGATCAGTTGGAGACGAAAACATTGTTACTTCAGGAGTCCTTGAAGACAGAAGAAAACCTGTTGGATTATGAATGTGAGGAGTCCTTGAAGACAGAAGAAAACCTGTTGGATTATGAATGTGAGGATGAAA aACATATGTTTGAGTCTCCAAATGACTCAGTTTGCTGTGTAAATGAAactgccagaaagaggaaactatGCCAAAACGGCTTGGACTGTCCCAGACCATTTAAAAAGCCAGTGGTAGTGTTGACTAGACTTCCTGAATATAAGGTGAGGTCTCTGCGACCACCAACGCCTCAGCAGTTCTACAGTGAAGATGAGTCTCTCAGCAGCTCTGATTCTGATATGCAGTGGGAGCCAGAAGTTGATTCCAGTGATTCAGATTTTTCACCCTCCAACAATACACGGAAACCTGCAAGAATGAACAAATGCAGTGAGAGCGACAGAACACCACCACCTGCTTCACCTCCGAGCACCAGCACCAATG cgGCAGATGTGGCTCCTGTTATAATATCATCAGTGTTTGGCCATTCCTCCAAGGAAATAATAACTGTCCGACCTGAGGCACAGAAGGATGAACTCAAATTGAACATGGTAGTTCTGGCTAGGAGAAGACCTATGAGGTGGCAACGGGGGAAAATAGTCGAGATAGTTACAAGGG AAGACGGACGGTTAAAATAcaaagtcagttttgaagaaaaAGGGAAGAGTCTAGTATCTGGACACCATGTTGCTTTTGACACCACAGCAAAGGTGGAGCAGCTGTATGTTGGTGCCCGTGTGGTGATTCAGTGTCAAGATAACAAGTACCGGTTCCAGCCTGGTGTCGTAGGCGAGCTCCCCAGCAGAAAGAACCGCCTAAg GTTCTTGATCTTTTTGGATGATCACACGCCGGTCTATGTTGGGTTACCTTTAATTCATTTGGTTTGGAAACCTT TGGAAAACGTTGCAGATGACATTCCAGAGGGCCCTCACAAAGACTTCATAGAACATTACCTGAATAAGTGGCCGTACCCTCAGTTAACCCAGTACAGGCTTGGACAGACCCTTAATGCTGAATTGAACGGAGTCCTGCAAAAGTGTGAAGTGCAGATTATTGACTGCAGCTTAATGCAGGTTATCTTTCAG GAGAGTGAACATAAGGAGTGGATATACCGAGGTTCGTCACGACTGGAGCACATGGCAAAGTTTTtggagatgaaacacagagaacagCTTGAGTGCGACTCTGACTGA
- the LOC101472336 gene encoding histone-lysine N-methyltransferase SETDB1-B isoform X2 codes for MAMIMTVDQLETKTLLLQESLKTEENLLDYECEESLKTEENLLDYECEDEKHMFESPNDSVCCVNETARKRKLCQNGLDCPRPFKKPVVVLTRLPEYKWEPEVDSSDSDFSPSNNTRKPARMNKCSESDRTPPPASPPSTSTNAADVAPVIISSVFGHSSKEIITVRPEAQKDELKLNMVVLARRRPMRWQRGKIVEIVTREDGRLKYKVSFEEKGKSLVSGHHVAFDTTAKVEQLYVGARVVIQCQDNKYRFQPGVVGELPSRKNRLRFLIFLDDHTPVYVGLPLIHLVWKPLENVADDIPEGPHKDFIEHYLNKWPYPQLTQYRLGQTLNAELNGVLQKCEVQIIDCSLMQVIFQESEHKEWIYRGSSRLEHMAKFLEMKHREQLECDSD; via the exons ATGGCTATGATTATGACTGTGGATCAGTTGGAGACGAAAACATTGTTACTTCAGGAGTCCTTGAAGACAGAAGAAAACCTGTTGGATTATGAATGTGAGGAGTCCTTGAAGACAGAAGAAAACCTGTTGGATTATGAATGTGAGGATGAAA aACATATGTTTGAGTCTCCAAATGACTCAGTTTGCTGTGTAAATGAAactgccagaaagaggaaactatGCCAAAACGGCTTGGACTGTCCCAGACCATTTAAAAAGCCAGTGGTAGTGTTGACTAGACTTCCTGAATATAAG TGGGAGCCAGAAGTTGATTCCAGTGATTCAGATTTTTCACCCTCCAACAATACACGGAAACCTGCAAGAATGAACAAATGCAGTGAGAGCGACAGAACACCACCACCTGCTTCACCTCCGAGCACCAGCACCAATG cgGCAGATGTGGCTCCTGTTATAATATCATCAGTGTTTGGCCATTCCTCCAAGGAAATAATAACTGTCCGACCTGAGGCACAGAAGGATGAACTCAAATTGAACATGGTAGTTCTGGCTAGGAGAAGACCTATGAGGTGGCAACGGGGGAAAATAGTCGAGATAGTTACAAGGG AAGACGGACGGTTAAAATAcaaagtcagttttgaagaaaaAGGGAAGAGTCTAGTATCTGGACACCATGTTGCTTTTGACACCACAGCAAAGGTGGAGCAGCTGTATGTTGGTGCCCGTGTGGTGATTCAGTGTCAAGATAACAAGTACCGGTTCCAGCCTGGTGTCGTAGGCGAGCTCCCCAGCAGAAAGAACCGCCTAAg GTTCTTGATCTTTTTGGATGATCACACGCCGGTCTATGTTGGGTTACCTTTAATTCATTTGGTTTGGAAACCTT TGGAAAACGTTGCAGATGACATTCCAGAGGGCCCTCACAAAGACTTCATAGAACATTACCTGAATAAGTGGCCGTACCCTCAGTTAACCCAGTACAGGCTTGGACAGACCCTTAATGCTGAATTGAACGGAGTCCTGCAAAAGTGTGAAGTGCAGATTATTGACTGCAGCTTAATGCAGGTTATCTTTCAG GAGAGTGAACATAAGGAGTGGATATACCGAGGTTCGTCACGACTGGAGCACATGGCAAAGTTTTtggagatgaaacacagagaacagCTTGAGTGCGACTCTGACTGA
- the vdac2 gene encoding voltage-dependent anion-selective channel protein 2, whose protein sequence is MAVPPSYADLGKSAKDIFNKGYGFGQVKLDVKTKSASGVEFKTSGSSNTDTSKVVGSLETKYKRSEYGLTFTEKWNTDNTLGTEITVEDQIAKGLKLTFDTTFSPNTGKKSGKVKAAYKREYVNLGCDVDFDFAGPTIHGAAVIGYEGWLAGYQMSFDTAKSKMARNNFAIGYKTGDFQLHTNVNDGAEFGGSIYQKVSDNLETAVNLAWTAGSNSTRFGIAAKYQLDNDASISAKVNNNSLVGVGYTQTLRPGVKLTLSGMVDGKNINAGGHKLGLGLELEA, encoded by the exons ATGGCTGTGCCTCCTTCATATGCTGACCTGGGCAAGTCTGCCAAGGACATCTTCAACAAAGGCTATG GATTTGGCCAGGTGAAGCTTGATGTCAAGACAAAGTCAGCCAGCGGAGTG GAATTCAAAACATCTGGTTCCTCCAACACTGATACCAGCAAAGTCGTGGGAAGTCTGGAAACTAAATACAAGCGGTCAGAATATGGCCTGACCTTCACTGAGAAGTGGAATACCGACAACACCTTGGGAACAGAAATCACCGTTGAAGATCAG ATTGCCAAAGGACTAAAGTTGACTTTTGACACAACCTTCTCACCAAACACTGG CAAGAAGAGCGGCAAAGTTAAGGCTGCCTACAAGCGTGAGTACGTCAACTTGGGCTGCGatgttgactttgactttgctGGCCCCACCATCCACGGAGCTGCTGTCATTGGATACGAGGGATGGCTCGCTGGTTACCAGATGAGCTTTGACACCGCCAAATCAAAAATGGCGCGCAACAACTTTGCCATTGGCTACAAGACTGGAGACTTCCAACTGCATACCAATGT CAATGACGGTGCTGAGTTTGGTGGCTCCATCTACCAGAAGGTGAGCGACAATCTGGAGACTGCAGTCAACCTGGCATGGACTGCTGGCAGCAACAGCACACGCTTTGGTATTGCAGCCAAATACCAGCTGGACAACGATGCCTCCATCAGT GCTAAAGTGAACAACAATAGTCTTGTTGGTGTTGGGTACACCCAAACCCTTAGACCAG GTGTGAAACTCACCCTTTCTGGTATGGTCGACGGAAAGAACATCAACGCAGGAGGCCACAAGCTGGGTCTTGGCTTGGAATTGGAAGCCTAA